The genomic window CGTTCCCGCTAAGGTCACTCCAGCGAGGAGGAGATTCTGTGGCGGCAAAGAAGATCGCGGTGGGAATTGTCGGCGGCTCCGGGTACTCCGGTGGTGAACTGTTGCGGCTGCTGCTCGGGCATCCGCAGGCCGAGATCGCCTGGGTGACGTCCCGCGGTGACAAGCACCTCGAAACCATCCACCGCAATCTTCTGGGGTCCGGCCTGCGCTTCATCAGAGAGGAAGAAGCTTCGCCTTGCGACGTAGTGTTTCTCTGCATGCCGTCGCGCCAGTCGATGACCCGTGCCGAACACTACCTGGGGCAGGGGAGCAAGGTGATCGATCTCGGTTCCGATTTCCGGCTCAAGGACCCGGCGCTGTTCGAGCGTGTATATCGGGCGAAGCACACCAGTTGGGAGCTGGTCCGGCAGGCGCCATACGGCGCCACCGAGCTGCATCGTGCCGCCATTCGTTCGGCTCGTCTCGTCGCCAATCCGGGGTGCTTTGCCTACACCACCATCCTGGGTCTCGCGCCACTGGTGCGGGAAGGATGGATCGATCTCGATCGGATCATCGTCGACGCCCTGTCGGGAACGTCCGGGGCTGGGGCGGAG from Candidatus Binatia bacterium includes these protein-coding regions:
- the argC gene encoding N-acetyl-gamma-glutamyl-phosphate reductase, which codes for MAAKKIAVGIVGGSGYSGGELLRLLLGHPQAEIAWVTSRGDKHLETIHRNLLGSGLRFIREEEASPCDVVFLCMPSRQSMTRAEHYLGQGSKVIDLGSDFRLKDPALFERVYRAKHTSWELVRQAPYGATELHRAAIRSARLVANPGCFAYTTILGLAPLVREGWIDLDRIIVDALSGTSGAGAEPSVPTHHSEIGASTFPYNAVDHRHTYEMEQELTGVARAKVTIHFTPYYAPFSRGILASCHGFLNRTVSRNDVLALYRDFYRGEYFVRLIDVEKDPKVSWQYLAYPSVASVAGSNFVQIGADVDEQRGRVVVFSVLDNLGKGAAGSAI